One part of the Microvirga sp. TS319 genome encodes these proteins:
- a CDS encoding amidohydrolase family protein, which translates to MNNLLLRNVRPMGGRACDILIKDGKIAGLGNFEPEPGQPVEDGGNSIVVPGLIDAHTHLDKTTWGMPWHVNNRAAILRERIDFERENRSAIGIDPHRQSMRHAIGLVAHGSTHIRSHVDIDPVHKLSLVEGVWETRETLDGIIDIEIVAFPQSGVMAMPGTADLLDEALKQGCEVLGGIDPCGIDRDPKGQLDILFGLAAKHGVSIDIHLHEVGDLGAFTMELIFERVRANGMEGKVAISHAFALGMNDYIRVGKLIEEIAKLDIAILTTGAPSATVPSIMRLKAAGVRVGGGCDGIRDTWGPWGQPDMLDRAKVIGMKNGVRSDAELEQVLHIVSQGGADVMRLEDYGLEIGCNADLTLLTGETLAHAVVDVAPRPLVIKRGRVTARRGQAVVDMP; encoded by the coding sequence ATGAACAATCTTCTGCTCCGCAATGTCCGGCCGATGGGTGGCAGGGCCTGCGATATCCTCATCAAGGACGGAAAGATTGCCGGTTTGGGGAATTTTGAGCCCGAGCCAGGGCAACCCGTGGAGGATGGCGGCAATTCGATCGTGGTTCCTGGCCTGATTGATGCACATACTCATCTCGACAAGACCACCTGGGGCATGCCGTGGCATGTGAACAACCGTGCCGCGATCCTGCGGGAGCGGATCGACTTTGAGCGGGAAAACCGGAGCGCCATTGGCATTGATCCGCATCGCCAGTCGATGCGCCATGCCATTGGCCTCGTTGCTCATGGTAGCACCCATATCCGGAGCCATGTCGATATTGATCCGGTTCACAAGCTGTCCCTGGTCGAGGGCGTTTGGGAAACACGCGAGACGCTCGACGGTATCATCGACATTGAAATCGTCGCTTTCCCTCAGTCTGGCGTGATGGCCATGCCGGGGACGGCTGATCTGCTCGACGAGGCGCTGAAGCAGGGCTGTGAAGTGCTAGGCGGCATAGACCCCTGTGGTATAGACCGTGATCCCAAAGGACAGCTCGACATTCTCTTCGGGCTCGCCGCGAAACATGGCGTCTCGATCGACATTCATCTGCATGAGGTTGGTGATCTCGGCGCTTTCACGATGGAACTCATTTTTGAGCGTGTCCGCGCCAACGGCATGGAGGGCAAGGTTGCAATCAGCCATGCGTTCGCGCTTGGAATGAATGATTATATTCGCGTCGGAAAGCTGATCGAGGAGATTGCAAAGCTCGATATTGCTATTCTTACAACGGGCGCTCCCTCAGCCACCGTGCCGTCCATCATGCGCCTGAAGGCAGCAGGTGTGCGCGTCGGCGGCGGCTGCGACGGTATTCGTGATACCTGGGGGCCATGGGGGCAACCGGACATGCTCGATCGCGCCAAGGTGATCGGGATGAAGAATGGCGTGCGCTCAGATGCCGAGTTGGAACAAGTGCTTCACATTGTTTCGCAGGGCGGCGCAGATGTTATGCGTCTTGAGGACTATGGCCTCGAGATTGGCTGCAATGCGGATCTCACGCTGCTGACCGGAGAAACCCTCGCCCATGCCGTGGTCGATGTCGCCCCACGTCCACTGGTTATCAAACGTGGACGCGTTACGGCCAGGCGGGGACAGGCAGTGGTGGACATGCCATGA
- a CDS encoding ABC transporter permease → MLVFIIKRLANAILVMLAVAMLAFLIFRLAGDPVEMMANEQMTQADRDSLRERLGLNDGVLTQYARFVVNAAQGEFGISYRNGQEVLKLIGERFPATLELVLLATLISLVVGIPLGVLTAIRRGQWYTESLQFVSIVGVSLPSFVVGILLILVFSVTLGWLPAFGRGDVVQIGWWSTGLLTPTGRAALLLPSIALSLYQVTLVMRLVRAEMLEVLRSDYVKFARARGIPRWRIYFRHALRNCLMPVVTLTAMNVGSLIAFALITETVFQWPGMGLLFIQAVTFLDIPVMAAYLCIISFIFVVLNTLVDIAYAVIDPRLRTAR, encoded by the coding sequence ATGCTGGTTTTTATCATAAAGCGCTTGGCAAATGCCATATTAGTGATGCTTGCAGTTGCCATGCTCGCTTTTCTGATCTTCCGACTGGCTGGTGATCCGGTCGAGATGATGGCCAATGAACAGATGACGCAGGCTGACCGCGACAGCCTACGCGAACGTCTTGGATTGAACGATGGTGTTTTGACACAATACGCGCGTTTCGTCGTCAATGCAGCTCAGGGGGAATTCGGCATTTCCTATCGTAATGGGCAGGAGGTGCTTAAACTCATCGGCGAACGATTCCCAGCGACGCTTGAACTCGTATTACTTGCGACGTTGATATCACTGGTAGTCGGGATACCTCTCGGAGTGCTTACGGCCATCAGGCGCGGCCAGTGGTATACGGAGAGCCTCCAGTTCGTCTCGATCGTCGGCGTATCTCTGCCGAGCTTCGTCGTCGGAATTCTGTTAATCCTGGTCTTCTCGGTCACCTTGGGCTGGCTGCCTGCGTTTGGGCGAGGCGATGTCGTCCAGATTGGCTGGTGGTCGACGGGCTTGCTCACGCCGACCGGCCGTGCTGCCCTTCTCCTCCCATCTATTGCCTTATCGCTTTACCAGGTCACATTGGTAATGCGCCTCGTCCGTGCCGAAATGCTGGAAGTGCTGCGGTCCGATTATGTGAAGTTCGCGCGTGCCAGGGGCATTCCGCGTTGGCGCATCTACTTCCGCCATGCGCTTCGAAACTGTCTGATGCCGGTTGTCACTCTGACTGCAATGAATGTCGGGTCACTGATTGCCTTCGCGCTTATTACCGAAACCGTCTTCCAATGGCCGGGCATGGGGTTGCTGTTCATTCAGGCCGTTACGTTCCTCGATATTCCCGTGATGGCGGCTTATCTATGCATTATTTCCTTCATCTTTGTGGTGCTCAACACGCTGGTGGATATTGCGTACGCAGTCATCGATCCCCGCTTGCGCACTGCCCGTTGA
- a CDS encoding amidohydrolase family protein: MAGILLLHGTIVTVDRERRIIENGALAVCGDKIVDIGTSDELAPLHQDKQIIDCRGKLIVPGLIDAHGHAGHALIRSIAADTNSLWMRIVTPTYYHYVTRDFWYADGLVSGLERLRAGVTTSASIITSMPRSDDPVFAINHARAYSELGLREIICVGPAGMPWPHPVTRWESGHPEPRNVSFEEMIEGAEVVIETLNGSADGRIKVFLTPFTIVPSVEPSDASTPDVAVRLTEGDRMQARRVRETARKWGVRIHSDAFAGQIRMAFQDKENAILGPDVHLQHCWGISHEEIDILAETGTHVTHAPPGRSTPILEMMSKGVPVAITSDGASPSRHFDMLQTARLAQFTQHLLHNHNRYILPPGKVFEMITIDAAHAIGMGHEIGSLEVGKKADIAIIDMRKPHLAPNWMPVHRLIHQVLGSDVETVIVDGKILMKEGIVMTANVEDALAFGDAEARALVERAGLQAHMHDPGWGKLHRTFREPVIPPAPPVS; the protein is encoded by the coding sequence ATGGCTGGAATCCTTCTGCTTCATGGAACGATTGTCACGGTCGACAGAGAACGACGTATTATCGAAAATGGGGCACTGGCAGTTTGTGGTGACAAGATCGTAGACATCGGCACGTCTGACGAGCTCGCGCCACTGCACCAAGACAAGCAAATTATTGATTGCCGGGGCAAGCTTATCGTTCCTGGTCTGATCGATGCGCATGGCCATGCCGGGCACGCACTGATACGCAGCATTGCCGCCGATACCAACTCACTATGGATGCGCATCGTCACGCCAACCTATTATCATTATGTGACGCGTGATTTTTGGTATGCGGACGGACTCGTGTCCGGCCTTGAACGTTTGCGTGCGGGCGTGACGACGTCAGCGAGCATCATCACCTCCATGCCTCGCAGCGACGATCCTGTGTTCGCGATCAATCATGCCCGTGCGTATTCCGAGCTTGGCTTGCGCGAAATCATCTGCGTCGGTCCAGCTGGTATGCCCTGGCCTCATCCGGTTACACGCTGGGAGAGTGGCCATCCTGAGCCGCGCAATGTTTCATTCGAAGAGATGATAGAGGGCGCGGAAGTTGTAATCGAAACACTGAATGGTAGCGCGGATGGGCGCATTAAGGTGTTTCTGACGCCTTTCACCATCGTCCCCTCAGTCGAACCATCCGATGCATCGACGCCGGATGTCGCGGTTCGTTTGACCGAGGGTGACCGGATGCAGGCGCGGCGCGTGCGGGAAACTGCGCGTAAATGGGGCGTGCGCATCCATTCCGACGCTTTTGCCGGCCAGATTCGCATGGCATTTCAGGATAAGGAGAATGCAATCCTCGGACCCGACGTGCATTTGCAGCACTGCTGGGGCATCTCTCATGAGGAAATCGATATCCTGGCGGAGACAGGAACACATGTTACCCATGCGCCTCCTGGCAGATCTACGCCCATTCTGGAGATGATGTCGAAAGGCGTTCCAGTCGCAATAACGTCAGACGGTGCTTCGCCCAGTCGTCATTTCGATATGCTCCAGACCGCACGCCTCGCGCAATTCACTCAGCACCTGCTGCACAACCACAACCGCTATATTCTGCCGCCAGGCAAGGTGTTTGAGATGATCACCATCGACGCTGCACATGCTATCGGCATGGGCCACGAGATAGGGTCCCTGGAAGTCGGGAAGAAGGCCGATATCGCCATCATCGATATGCGCAAACCCCATCTTGCACCCAACTGGATGCCGGTTCATAGACTCATTCATCAAGTTCTCGGCAGCGATGTTGAAACCGTGATTGTCGATGGAAAAATTCTCATGAAAGAGGGAATCGTAATGACTGCCAATGTGGAGGACGCGTTGGCATTCGGGGACGCCGAAGCAAGGGCACTCGTCGAACGAGCCGGGTTACAGGCCCATATGCATGATCCTGGTTGGGGAAAATTGCACCGTACATTCCGCGAACCAGTGATTCCGCCAGCGCCACCCGTTTCGTGA
- a CDS encoding ABC transporter permease — MSIQVSQMATMTNAKIGQPSLLKRMRRSDIWWSFTHSKTAMASAALLAILIMTAIFAPLIAPQNPYDGAQLDMWKAELPPIWQHGGEWPFLLGTDTQGRDMLSAILYGTRISIIIGIASVALSLLIGMTAGLVSGYFGGFIDNLLMRIGDVTLSIPTILVAILVSTIIRQMLPPGFREAGASAVLILAIALSAWVQYARTVRAQAIVESGKDYVQAARLIHVPAHRIMAKHILPNTLTPVLVAATLNFGMAILTEATLSFLGIGMPPSQPSLGTLIRIGNQYLFSGSWWIVLFPVIQLCLLVVTVNLLGDWLRDALNPKLR; from the coding sequence ATGAGCATCCAGGTATCACAAATGGCAACGATGACGAACGCGAAGATCGGTCAACCATCACTCCTGAAACGTATGAGACGGAGCGACATATGGTGGTCGTTCACTCACAGCAAGACCGCAATGGCGAGCGCCGCTCTCCTCGCGATCCTGATCATGACTGCAATTTTCGCTCCGCTAATCGCGCCTCAGAACCCGTATGACGGCGCTCAACTGGACATGTGGAAAGCAGAGCTGCCGCCTATATGGCAGCATGGCGGCGAGTGGCCTTTCCTGCTCGGTACGGATACGCAAGGACGCGACATGCTGTCTGCGATCCTGTACGGGACGCGTATCTCCATAATTATTGGCATCGCATCGGTTGCACTGTCGCTCCTGATCGGGATGACGGCCGGGCTCGTGTCCGGTTATTTTGGGGGCTTTATCGATAATCTTCTGATGCGCATCGGCGACGTTACGTTGTCGATACCCACTATTCTTGTCGCCATTCTCGTCTCGACCATCATCCGCCAGATGCTGCCGCCCGGCTTCCGCGAAGCCGGAGCCTCCGCCGTTCTCATTCTCGCCATTGCACTGTCGGCCTGGGTTCAATATGCCCGCACGGTGCGCGCGCAGGCGATCGTTGAGTCCGGAAAAGATTATGTGCAGGCGGCCAGACTGATCCATGTTCCGGCCCACCGCATTATGGCGAAACACATTCTACCCAACACGTTGACACCAGTTCTTGTTGCCGCGACGCTTAATTTCGGCATGGCGATCCTCACCGAAGCCACACTGTCCTTTCTCGGCATCGGGATGCCCCCGAGTCAGCCATCGCTCGGAACCCTGATTCGTATTGGGAACCAGTACCTGTTCTCCGGCTCGTGGTGGATCGTCCTGTTTCCGGTTATCCAGCTTTGCCTGCTGGTCGTCACCGTCAATCTGCTGGGCGACTGGCTGCGCGACGCACTCAACCCGAAACTGAGGTAA
- a CDS encoding amidohydrolase family protein, with translation MTSDFSQYLTLGKRPEGRTLMCAEWLLAYRDDSHHLVPNGELVIEQGEVIYAGPHFHGEVTQRIDFGKALISPGLIDLDALSDLDTYLLVTDNQPGWAKGRIWPRSYVERGPYEMYTPEELAFQKRFAFGLLLLNGITTAAPIASLYYREWAETVAEFDAASDAAGDLGLRVFLSPAYRSGSMVLVEPGQFDSSFDETRGLRGLEDAIAFIERQHGRHGGLVNGMLAPDRVETCTLPLLQRTMAAAQDLDCRVRLHMAQGAMELATMRKLHGVTAPQWLKDNRLLSERLIAPHATYATASDLRLYAENGVSIAHSPLVSARMGSTLNSFSACRNLGINVGMATDTAPPDMLMNLLIALITCRVSEKNSDAVRSAELFDAATLGGARALGRTDIGRLAPRARADISIFRLDDLYMTPSVDPITTLLTGGSGKVTQAVFVDGRLSMLEGKLVGIDMIAARHQAQRQFDRLIEKYPDRSWRHRTVEELFPSSYPIWK, from the coding sequence ATGACCTCAGATTTTTCTCAGTACCTCACTCTCGGAAAGCGGCCGGAAGGGCGCACGTTGATGTGTGCTGAATGGCTGCTCGCTTATCGGGACGATAGTCATCATCTCGTGCCGAATGGCGAGCTTGTCATCGAACAAGGTGAAGTGATTTACGCCGGACCGCACTTTCATGGCGAGGTGACACAGCGCATCGACTTTGGCAAGGCTCTCATCAGCCCGGGGCTGATTGATCTCGACGCTCTATCAGATCTCGATACTTACCTTCTTGTGACGGATAATCAGCCGGGTTGGGCAAAGGGCCGTATCTGGCCACGATCCTACGTCGAACGTGGTCCATATGAGATGTACACGCCTGAAGAACTTGCTTTTCAGAAACGGTTCGCGTTCGGCTTGTTGCTGCTCAATGGCATCACGACCGCCGCGCCGATTGCATCGCTTTATTATCGAGAATGGGCCGAGACGGTAGCGGAGTTTGATGCCGCTTCCGATGCGGCCGGCGACTTAGGACTGCGTGTCTTCTTGAGCCCCGCCTATCGTTCCGGCAGTATGGTGCTGGTCGAGCCGGGCCAGTTTGATTCATCGTTCGATGAGACGAGGGGGCTACGCGGCCTTGAGGACGCCATAGCATTTATCGAGCGCCAGCATGGCCGCCATGGCGGCCTTGTAAACGGCATGCTTGCGCCGGACCGAGTGGAAACCTGCACGCTCCCGCTCCTGCAGCGGACAATGGCGGCAGCCCAGGACCTTGATTGTCGGGTGAGATTGCACATGGCGCAAGGCGCGATGGAACTCGCCACCATGCGCAAGCTCCATGGTGTCACTGCGCCACAATGGCTGAAAGACAATCGTCTCTTGAGCGAGAGGTTGATTGCTCCTCATGCAACCTATGCAACCGCCAGCGATCTGCGCCTCTATGCGGAGAATGGTGTTTCAATCGCCCATTCACCGCTCGTCTCGGCGCGAATGGGCAGTACTCTGAACTCGTTCTCGGCCTGCCGTAATCTCGGCATTAATGTAGGCATGGCTACAGATACTGCGCCTCCCGATATGCTCATGAATCTGCTAATCGCCCTCATCACATGTCGCGTCAGCGAAAAGAACTCGGATGCTGTGCGGTCTGCCGAATTGTTCGATGCAGCCACACTGGGTGGGGCAAGGGCACTTGGCCGCACGGACATTGGCCGTCTCGCTCCAAGAGCGCGCGCCGACATCTCAATATTCCGCCTTGACGACCTGTATATGACACCAAGTGTCGATCCTATAACCACATTGTTGACCGGCGGGTCAGGCAAGGTCACGCAAGCCGTTTTTGTTGATGGACGCCTGTCGATGCTTGAAGGGAAGTTAGTCGGCATTGACATGATCGCGGCGCGTCACCAGGCGCAGAGACAATTTGACCGGCTGATCGAAAAATATCCCGATAGGAGCTGGCGGCATCGAACAGTAGAGGAGCTGTTTCCTTCAAGCTATCCCATCTGGAAATAG
- a CDS encoding ABC transporter substrate-binding protein, protein MLKKIGLATSIALGLAWPTQAATLKWGASRDIYSLDPYSYGDSYTLSFLNHIYEGLVRYDANLTIEPALAESWEAVSDTIWRFHLRKGVKFHDGADFTADDVLASLKRVSDPVSPLRGNLPAYKSSKKVDDYTVDIELTGLYPLLLNDLTNIHIFDAGWLVKNNSEKPTDVGAKTEGYATYNTNGTGPFKLESRVPDSRTILSVNGSWWDEKKHNIDRIEFIPITSAATRVAALLSQEVDFTENAPAQDLPRLSAQPGLKMMERTDLRTVMIGFNRRPKLASGSENKFNDLRVRQAFAYALDRELIQKRIMRGKSRTAGTIVAPEIPGYTAELDKTPDFDREVSKRLLSEAGATDYPFTLVCTTDAYVNEEELCQGIVNMLNRAGFKPQLDIAPAAAQAPKRTSGKADVYLIGWANEPMLDSYSILLQMIQSKSDNAGVFNWGGWSYPQIDKLIVQASTEMDRAKRLALQTRALEMVKDEIVMLPLHQQPMAWVMSDKIDRVVQAADNKPRHWLTHFAK, encoded by the coding sequence ATGCTGAAGAAAATCGGTCTCGCAACATCCATCGCCCTGGGCCTCGCTTGGCCCACGCAGGCGGCAACCCTTAAATGGGGCGCATCCCGTGACATTTACTCGCTGGATCCTTATTCTTATGGTGATAGCTACACCCTTTCCTTCCTCAACCACATCTATGAGGGACTCGTTCGCTACGATGCCAATCTGACGATCGAACCGGCACTGGCGGAGTCCTGGGAGGCCGTCTCCGACACGATTTGGCGCTTCCACCTACGTAAGGGCGTCAAATTTCACGACGGTGCAGATTTCACCGCTGACGATGTGCTCGCCTCCTTGAAGCGCGTGAGCGACCCAGTTTCTCCGCTGCGCGGCAATCTGCCAGCCTATAAGTCATCCAAGAAAGTTGATGATTACACGGTCGACATTGAGCTAACGGGTCTCTATCCGCTGCTTCTCAATGATCTGACCAACATTCACATATTTGACGCAGGCTGGCTGGTCAAAAACAACTCCGAAAAGCCGACCGACGTTGGCGCAAAGACTGAGGGCTACGCCACTTACAATACTAACGGCACTGGACCCTTTAAGCTGGAGAGCCGCGTACCCGATAGCAGGACCATATTGTCCGTTAACGGCAGCTGGTGGGATGAGAAGAAACATAACATTGATCGGATAGAGTTTATCCCTATCACCTCAGCCGCTACACGCGTGGCAGCACTCCTGTCACAAGAGGTTGATTTTACTGAGAATGCTCCTGCTCAGGATTTGCCTCGCTTGTCTGCGCAGCCGGGGCTGAAGATGATGGAGCGCACCGATCTGCGCACGGTCATGATCGGATTCAACCGACGGCCGAAGCTGGCGAGCGGATCAGAGAACAAGTTCAATGACCTGCGTGTACGTCAGGCGTTCGCCTACGCGCTGGACCGCGAATTGATCCAAAAGCGCATTATGCGCGGAAAATCCAGAACAGCCGGCACCATCGTTGCTCCTGAAATCCCCGGTTATACTGCAGAGTTAGACAAGACGCCGGATTTTGATAGAGAAGTATCAAAGAGACTTCTGTCAGAAGCAGGTGCAACAGATTATCCATTCACGCTGGTCTGTACGACGGACGCCTATGTGAACGAGGAAGAGCTCTGCCAGGGCATTGTAAACATGCTGAACCGCGCTGGATTCAAGCCACAGCTGGATATCGCGCCGGCCGCTGCCCAGGCACCGAAACGAACCAGCGGCAAGGCAGACGTATATCTGATCGGCTGGGCCAATGAGCCTATGCTCGACAGCTATTCGATCCTTTTGCAGATGATACAATCGAAGAGCGACAATGCCGGGGTGTTTAACTGGGGTGGTTGGAGCTATCCCCAAATCGATAAGTTGATTGTGCAGGCCTCAACAGAGATGGACCGGGCGAAACGGTTGGCTCTGCAAACTAGGGCGCTTGAAATGGTCAAGGATGAGATCGTGATGCTCCCGTTGCATCAGCAGCCGATGGCATGGGTCATGTCAGATAAGATCGACCGGGTCGTTCAGGCCGCCGACAACAAGCCCCGCCACTGGCTGACGCACTTCGCCAAGTAA
- the puuE gene encoding allantoinase PuuE, protein MPDTTYPRDLVGYGRTPPHPRWPDNARICVQFVINYEEGGENNILHGDRASEAFLSEIVGAQPWLGQRHMSMESIYEYGSRAGFWRLWRMFTARKMPVTVYGVATALMRNPDAVAAMKEADWEIASHGLKWIDYRDFSAEEERAHMREAIRIHTQVTGERPRGWYTGRTSEHTNRLVAEEGGFLYSADSYADELPYWEPHDDRVQLVVPYTLDANDMRFATPQGFNAGDQFFAYLKDSFDTLYAEGESAPKMLSVGLHCRLAGRPGRAAALARFLDYVASHEDVWVARRIDIARLWTRYHRPADLRPSTMSRAVFVELFGDVFEHSSWIAERAYESGFTAAQDTAEGLHAALVHVLSEATRDQKGALIRAHPDLAGRLKLADLTADSRHEQSSAGLDSLMPAERERFIALNDAYKEKFGFPFIMAVKGRTKDEILAAFEERLQHDPEQEFETAIVQIELIALLRLKERLLSRTDLFSSPN, encoded by the coding sequence ATGCCTGACACCACCTATCCCCGCGACCTCGTCGGTTACGGCCGCACCCCGCCCCATCCGCGCTGGCCGGACAATGCGCGGATCTGCGTTCAGTTCGTGATCAACTACGAGGAGGGCGGCGAGAACAACATCCTGCACGGCGACCGCGCCTCGGAGGCCTTCCTGTCCGAGATCGTGGGCGCGCAGCCCTGGCTCGGCCAGCGCCACATGAGCATGGAGTCGATCTACGAATACGGCTCCCGCGCCGGCTTCTGGCGTCTGTGGCGGATGTTCACCGCGCGCAAGATGCCCGTCACCGTCTACGGCGTCGCGACCGCGCTCATGCGCAATCCGGACGCGGTGGCGGCCATGAAGGAGGCGGATTGGGAAATCGCCAGCCACGGCCTGAAATGGATCGACTACCGCGACTTCTCGGCGGAAGAGGAGCGGGCGCATATGAGGGAGGCGATCCGCATCCATACCCAGGTGACCGGAGAGCGCCCGCGGGGCTGGTACACGGGACGCACCTCGGAGCACACCAACCGTCTCGTCGCGGAAGAGGGCGGGTTCCTCTACAGCGCCGATTCCTATGCCGACGAGCTGCCCTACTGGGAGCCGCACGACGATCGCGTCCAGCTCGTCGTGCCCTATACGCTCGACGCCAACGACATGCGCTTTGCCACGCCCCAGGGCTTCAATGCGGGCGACCAGTTCTTCGCCTATCTCAAGGATTCGTTCGACACGCTCTATGCGGAGGGCGAGAGCGCGCCGAAAATGCTCTCGGTCGGGCTGCATTGTCGGCTCGCGGGTCGTCCGGGGCGGGCGGCGGCGCTGGCCCGTTTCCTCGATTATGTGGCCTCGCATGAGGATGTGTGGGTCGCCCGGCGGATCGACATCGCCCGGCTGTGGACCCGCTATCACCGTCCGGCGGATCTGCGGCCGAGCACGATGAGCAGGGCCGTCTTCGTCGAGCTGTTCGGCGACGTGTTCGAGCATTCATCCTGGATCGCGGAGCGCGCCTACGAATCAGGCTTCACGGCGGCGCAGGACACGGCGGAGGGCCTCCATGCCGCCCTGGTGCATGTCCTGTCGGAAGCGACGCGCGACCAGAAGGGGGCTCTCATCCGGGCGCATCCCGATCTGGCCGGGCGCCTGAAACTCGCCGATCTGACGGCGGATTCGCGCCACGAGCAATCTTCCGCCGGGCTCGACAGCCTGATGCCGGCGGAGCGCGAGCGCTTCATCGCGTTGAACGACGCCTACAAGGAGAAGTTCGGCTTCCCGTTCATCATGGCGGTGAAGGGGCGGACGAAGGACGAGATCCTGGCGGCCTTCGAGGAACGGCTGCAACACGACCCGGAGCAGGAGTTCGAGACCGCCATCGTCCAGATCGAGCTGATCGCCCTCCTGCGCCTCAAGGAGCGGCTACTGTCGCGGACTGACCTCTTCTCGTCTCCAAATTGA
- a CDS encoding hydroxyisourate hydrolase, which produces MLCCLCRSTASEANLKCAVTAHRDIHPKPRLLNCVPIRFTIAEADGHYHVPLLVSPWSYSTYRGS; this is translated from the coding sequence ATGTTATGTTGCCTGTGCAGATCGACTGCGTCTGAGGCCAATCTCAAATGCGCGGTAACGGCACATCGAGACATCCATCCCAAGCCACGCCTTCTGAACTGCGTGCCGATCCGCTTCACCATCGCGGAAGCCGATGGCCATTACCACGTGCCGCTCCTCGTCTCGCCCTGGAGCTATTCCACCTATCGCGGAAGCTGA
- a CDS encoding ABC transporter substrate-binding protein, producing the protein MSRLKRLLVAALTTAAIVAPADAATLKWGSRADIYSLDPDSVASTSNLAFLNHIYEGLVRYGPEFKIEPALATDWKLVDNKYWRFTLRKDVKFHDGDDFNADDVVASMKRVSDPASPLRGNIPLYVDCKKVDDYTVDIEVSAPTALFLNDMTNIFMFSAQWLKDNNTEKPTDFSSKVEGYATHNTNGTGPFKLESRVPDSKTTLVTNNQWWDQKKHNLDRIEYLPISSASTRVAALLSGEVDLIDSAPIQDLPRLESSPNINVKKRTELRTVFIGFNRKAKLEDGRPNPFNDLRVRQAVEASIDRELINSKVMRGLARPSGSLIAPDIAGYAKSLDVYQPANPSAAKKLLADAGQENLAFTYLCMNDESINEEDFCSGIANLLKRSGFQPTIDIGPRAVQQPKRTTGKADVFNLSWANEPTLDAYSLLSQVLSTRKGSTGVSNFGGWSIPEIDRLVDQAAREPDTEKRLALEEAALKIAKEQVLLIPLHQQPIAWAMLDKVKSVDFRADNKPRHWLTQVAK; encoded by the coding sequence ATGTCTCGGTTGAAAAGACTTTTGGTCGCTGCTTTGACAACAGCTGCTATCGTAGCGCCTGCGGATGCTGCCACTTTGAAATGGGGGAGCCGGGCGGACATTTATTCTCTCGACCCGGACTCGGTTGCATCAACGTCAAATCTCGCGTTTCTCAATCATATCTATGAGGGCCTGGTCCGTTATGGGCCGGAGTTCAAGATCGAACCGGCACTGGCCACAGACTGGAAACTCGTCGATAACAAGTACTGGCGCTTCACCCTCCGTAAGGACGTCAAGTTTCATGATGGTGACGACTTCAATGCTGATGACGTAGTCGCTTCGATGAAGCGAGTTTCTGATCCGGCGTCGCCTTTGCGCGGCAATATTCCGCTGTATGTCGACTGCAAGAAGGTCGACGATTACACGGTTGATATTGAGGTTTCTGCCCCGACAGCGCTGTTCCTGAACGATATGACCAACATCTTCATGTTCAGTGCGCAGTGGTTGAAGGACAACAACACTGAGAAACCGACCGACTTTTCCTCGAAGGTCGAAGGCTACGCAACCCATAACACCAACGGGACCGGCCCGTTCAAACTCGAAAGCCGCGTTCCGGACAGCAAAACGACTCTGGTCACCAACAACCAGTGGTGGGATCAAAAGAAGCACAACCTCGACCGTATTGAATACCTCCCCATATCCTCTGCCTCGACACGTGTCGCGGCACTGCTCTCCGGCGAAGTCGACCTGATCGATTCCGCACCCATCCAAGATCTGCCGCGGCTGGAGTCCTCGCCAAACATCAACGTCAAGAAACGCACCGAACTCCGTACTGTATTCATCGGCTTCAATCGCAAGGCAAAACTGGAAGACGGGCGCCCCAACCCGTTCAATGACCTCCGAGTCCGTCAGGCTGTTGAGGCCTCTATCGACCGTGAACTGATCAACAGCAAGGTCATGCGTGGGCTCGCACGCCCTTCCGGCTCATTGATTGCGCCGGACATTGCAGGCTACGCAAAGTCCCTCGATGTCTATCAGCCGGCGAATCCGAGCGCTGCAAAGAAACTGCTGGCAGACGCCGGTCAAGAGAATCTTGCTTTCACCTATCTGTGCATGAACGATGAGAGCATCAACGAAGAGGATTTTTGCAGCGGGATCGCTAACTTATTGAAGCGCAGCGGCTTTCAACCCACCATCGACATTGGGCCACGCGCGGTACAACAACCGAAACGAACAACTGGCAAGGCCGATGTCTTTAATCTGAGTTGGGCGAACGAGCCAACTCTCGATGCCTATTCACTGCTGTCCCAGGTGTTGTCTACGCGTAAGGGTTCCACTGGCGTGTCAAACTTCGGTGGCTGGTCGATACCTGAGATTGATAGGCTGGTTGACCAGGCTGCACGAGAGCCAGATACTGAAAAGCGCCTCGCACTCGAAGAGGCGGCTTTGAAGATCGCTAAGGAACAAGTGCTCCTTATCCCGCTGCACCAGCAACCCATAGCGTGGGCTATGTTGGACAAGGTGAAGAGCGTGGACTTCCGTGCCGATAACAAGCCACGCCACTGGCTGACGCAGGTGGCGAAGTAG